The Carettochelys insculpta isolate YL-2023 chromosome 9, ASM3395843v1, whole genome shotgun sequence genome includes the window TATCAGTGAAACTTTGAGAATAATTAAGTAATTGCTTCAGCAGAACCTTCACATGGAATAGGGAAAATACCCAAAAGGCCTCTTGTTTAATTGGTCCTTTTAATAGTATCAGCAAAGTAGTGGTAGATTTCTAAGGTATTAGAGAAGGATTCTAGACTTTCCTAATGCAATGTTAACAGTTTTcctaaaaactttgaaatcatTCTTTTAATAACTAACTTCACATTCTTTATCCTAGTGTAACTCGGCTCCTCCTGAAGGATAATtgtttgtcagatgcaggtcttcGGAAAATGACAGCACCAGTTCGAGTAATGAAAAGGGGACTTGAAAACCTTTGTGTATTAGATTTGTCTTGTAAGTATGTGCAGTACCTTGTAACTTACATCCAAAAACACATTTTCACTTGTTATCGAGCATTCTTCCTCACTGATATTGAAAGGAGACATGTTCAGAATGAATCCCTACGTCAGGAATCCAAACAAGGACTTAAATGACAAGTTGCCAGAAACCATGTGTTGCACCTCTAGCCTTATCCTGCTGCATGAAAGTCAATGAAAGCAGAATCAGGCTCATGCTTGGCCTAGAAAcaccatttaaattaaaatttatgcATTCCGAAATGTAACTTGAATAGTCAGTAGCTAATCTGAGTAACTCAGTATTGAATTTATAATCAAAGCTGTATTGTACTACCGGTTCatactctctcgtccagcatccttgggacctgaccagtgctggacaagagaatttgctggaccacaggaggttattATTGCATAGCAGCATtataaacacttccactgcttactggggtcttagaagacatttatggataaattagagctaaataacagcacaggatgcagagccacgactggtggctgtcaacaaaatttatgggactacaggaaattCGGCCACATCGATGATAAGTGGGTATCGGGCTAAAAATCATGTTGGACTACAGGTGTTGCCGAATGAGAaactgctggattagagaggttcaacctgtactactatgACACATATCTGACATACCATCGTTTGTTTAGTCTTTCTGTTAGGGTGGTGACTGTTAAACATGTAAGCTTTTTAATGCAGAGAACAAGGCTTAAATATAACACCAAAAGATTGCTTTCAGAACTTGATATTAAAGGATACCAATTATAGGTGGGGCTCACAGACCCATCTGCTGTAAAGGCTGCCTGTCACTACCTAAAATGTGTTCTGagttgcttataactttaccAGACTTCATCCATTTGGGGTGAAATATTCTGTTCTTGATGTTTGGTTGATTCTGGCTGAAGTTTTCCAGAAGAATTCAGTCACTTCGAAGAACAAGGCTTGGAGAAAATGTTCTTTTGCCTGTGTAAAAATTTTCTGGCTGATTTTACCTTGAAAAGCTCTATCACCTCCATGTGCTGGAACAGGGACCTGACATTTGGAAGATGGTGGTGAGGGATGTGCTTTTGCTGATAAGGTGAAAATCTGCCCCCATTGGGCCAATTTATAAGCTTTGGAAAAATTAGTTTGCACGTGCTCACAACAGACCTTTTTGGTTTTAGCAGTTAAATTCCCCAGGATAGCATCTGCACTGAACGTGCTTCAACCTGGAACTGAGCGGAACATTTCCTGCAACTGCACCTGTGTGCCATGCTGGGTCTAAGctcttaaaggctatgtctacactagtcaaaaactttgaaattgccatgcaaatggccattttgaagtttactaatgaagcgctgaaatacatattcagcacttcattagcatgcgggcggccgcagcactttgaaattgacgcggctcgccaccacgcagctcatccagactgggctccttttcaaaaggaccccgcctacttcgaaatcctcttattcccatctgctcataggaataaggggacttcgaagtagccggggtcctttcgaaaaggagccccatctggatgagacgcgcggcagtgaactgcatcaatttcgaagtgacagagctgcccgcatgctaatgaggcactgaatatgtatttcagcgcttcattagtaaacttcaaaatagccatttgcatggcaatttcaaagtttttggctagtgtagacacggccaaagtgagGTTAGGGAGCCTGTCTCCCCTGTGTTTTACGTACTCCCCAACTGGCCCAGGCAGTATGAAGTAAGAAGCTGCCCAATTCActgttttttcccattttgtcttttttgggcaggggactaagaatttacacacaaaatgcgacTTTAAAAACGCTTCAGAatgcaaagtcaagcattcagAAAGTTGGAAAATACCAGAATTAAGGCTGTCTGTGCAACCCTAATTTTTGTGAACATGAAAGTAACAGTTCACGTAACTAAAACATATTTTTCCCCACAgtacccctgcctcattcagtgcatgtGGCTTGagtccctggtgacttgcagaagtgctgagcatgcAAAGCTCAAACTGAAGTGTCTGGGAAGCTTTGAAAGTATAAAGTGCTGCATAAGGCTTACAGTTTCAGATGTTAGGTCCTAGTTTTTTAAAATTAGCCACTTAAGATACATGGATGCTTTTTACCTTAATCTCTGTGCCTCAAggtatcatctgtaaaatgaggataactgTTCCACCTGTTCTCACAGGGATGTTGCAAATATTAACCAGGAGGTGAAGCACGCATAGTATTGCGATGAATGCCATAGAAAAGCTCATGAGAAAGataattctgttttcagagtaAGTTTGAATATTATTCAGTAAACAAAGTTTAGGTCCACATATTAAACAAtaaggagaaaagaaaatatttgaacaGCTGCTTATTAAGTGGCCTCCATTCCACGTACTGAATAAAACCATGTAATTAAACACTGGATCATACTGCATACACCCCAGAGgactgaattaaggttgcacagccAGCCTCAACACTAGCAGTTCCTATCATTTGGTGCTTCACTTCGCAACCTTACGTTAAAAGAATACAAGTTTGTGTGCAATAAATAAGTATAGTTACATGTGCAAAAGCATGGCTTACAATATTTACAGTAGCTTAACACAACTAAGGCTGTCTGTGCAAATTTAACTTTGCTATGCAGAGAAAAAGATCAgttttaaataacttttaaaatatggAGCATGTTAGTATAAATATGCCAGAATAGCTTATAAAATATTTACCAGTGGAATAATTGGTTGCTTGCTAGTATaacatttgttttttctctttttcctatACCTATAttttaagaggttttttttttttaaatctacataTTGCAGAACACACTTATATAATATCATGCAACTTAATCTAATCCTTTTGACTTTATAGGTAACCCTGAAATCACAGATAGAGGAATTGGTTACCTTTTTTCTTTCAAGAAGCTGAATTATTTGGATATTTCCAAAACAGGTCTCAAGGTAAAACCGAGTTTCCGCCCCAGTTTTTACATATATTCAGCAtactgaaatgttctcctacacaCTCTGTTTTATATCCTTTTTTAACTAGGATGTTAAAGCAGTTGTTCAGAGGCTTCAGACTCAAATAAGCTTAGTTCATTCAAAAGTGCCTCTGAAAGAATTTGACCATAGTAACTGCAAAACAGAGGGATGGGCAGAGCAGGTATGTCCTtttcttcttattattattattatatcaaACAAAAGTATTTGCCCTGTTCAATCATAAGTCATTTCACATAATCAAGTGAGATTGAGAGTTTCTATATCTTTTTAGTACTTAGTTCTGAGAAAACAGATGTTATAAACAGCTTAGAGAATGAACGTGTGCTGCATTCTTCATGCCAGAGGAAGTATCTAGAGCTTGCATTGACTGTTTGCTGACAGCCAGGATTAAACCTAAATCTCCACAGAATATGCAGAGTGCAGGTGTTCTCGCTTTTGCAAATAATGTGCTCAGACTGTATTCACTGAGGCCACTCAAAGGAAAATGAAGCATTGCCTTTATGTGGGTAGGCTTAATCTGTATTATAGACCTGAGCCACATTTGTTTATCCTTTTGTTAGGGAAATTGCAACTGCGGACAGTTCCTTGTAACAGGCTGGTGTAGAACTACATTACAGAGACTCTATTGGCATAGCCACATCCCTATAGCTATGCTGGCATAAGTGTATAATGTACACACCATCTTCAGCAACTGTAGGTGTTTTGTTATGGTATTGAAACCACCTCCCTGAATAATAACTACATTAATGGAAGTATTCATTCATTAATATAGttctgtctacactggggtctGCATCTGTTGGGTGGGGAGGTGATTTTTCTCACACCCCGATTGAGTTTGCTATGTTGATCCCATCCTTCCTCCGCCCCAAGTAACAACTGAGCCCGCTATTTAAAAATTAGTAAGACAAAAGATGGAATGATTATGCAGTTAAGTAATCCTGTTCCAAAAATGTAATGTGTAGCTTGGTGTTGAAGCTCATGTTTTGCAGTCATATGTCAATTTGTGTGAAACAAAACATTGTTCAGCTTCAATGcaattgtttgcttatatactaTTTTTTCAGTTTGGAGCCTTTGTAATGCTAATTTAGTGACATCTCCTAATGTGTATTGATTATATACCAGCATGTAACAGAAGAGTCATAACCAGACTCTTGTATTATAATGACAAGGTTGTAAGAATACATTAGCTTCAgatgtttttctgtttttccttgaCCCTTCATCTTGTTTCATATGTGCATTGGAATTCCTGTTTGATAAGCTAGCATTTGAAAAATTTGGAGGAGGGAATATTTTACTTAGGTTGAGAATACTTAAATCTTTTAATGAAAACTGGTGTTGCTGTGTAAGTCATCATCAACATTAAAAAGCTAAGATTAAGGTATAAAGGTGTttctgatcattttttttttaaagaaaattaaaaaataatgtttCAGACCGTGTTGCAGTGGGAACAATTGGCTATGAAAACCGTCAGGACCAAGGAAACCTTAAAGTCCAGAACAGCAGCGCAGCACTTCTGTATGTAACTGTGAAAGACTTTGAACAAATTGTTCATTGGATTTTTACATTATTTACACAGAATACATTTAAAAACCCCACATGGTGGCATATTAATGTATACCTGCAGCTACTTGCGAAACTGAAGGTTTAATTTACTTATGCATCTTCTTTAAAATTACAACATACCTAAAAAGTGATTGACTTTGCTTTTAGCTAACAGATTATTTCATCTGACAGAACATAGCTAGCATATGACATGAATCCAAATCAATGACAGCTTGAGTGCAAGAGCAGCAATGGGAGTATATTGACATTAGTGAGTTTTGTGTTAGTTCCAGAGACAGCTGAAATCTGGTGACCCAAAAGGTCATTTTCAGCTTGGTCATCTGATTTAAACACTTTGTATGAGTTAAGCACAAAGCCTCACAATGTGTTTAGCACATTTCCCAATGAGAATTCATGCACAATATAAAGCTTATTGATTAAATATAGCCAAAGATTGAAAAATAGATTTCTAAATATTAAAAATGATAGCTGTACTAAACATGGGTTAAAAAATGATGAATACAGTTTTTGTGCCAAGCGCATACTATGCTGGAGAGCAGGTTTAACTCtatgttttgggggggggggacttTTTTTGGTAGATGGAAAGAAATGCAGGATAGAAGAACCAGTCACGTGCACACTGGTACAGACTAATGCAAAAGCTTCTGAAAACTTACAGTTCTATAAGGACGAagaacaaaacagccatttcCCTATATTGAAGAAAGAGGCTGCAGCTAGCCATCACTTGAAAAAAACCAAAGGTTTAACTGAACAAGAGAGGGAACCAACTTCAAAACAAAAGCACACATGCCTGACAATGGAAGACTGGGACTTGTTGGATACCTATTGATTCAAAAAGAATTCCTTTTTCTCCTGGTGGCAAAGTTATTAGTAATATCAATATGAATTTACATATGGGGAAAAAGGATGAAATTTATTAAACAGCAGTAGCAAAGTTTGTTGGGAGAGGGGAGTGCTACAGCCACGAGGTGGAGTGATGATAATTCATGTATATTTTCTATACACAGtaattttttcaaataaattttgTCATCCTTAACTAGTGCCCGTGACCTGCATAACACATTGAGGGAAATGATTCCTCTTAAGTCTTGATCTATAGagcagccccagtggcagcaacTGATCATCTCTTAGCCTGAATGCCTCTCTCGTGTTCAATAGCAGGCGACACAAccccaacagcagtgcagaacatGTAACTGACTTGGGTGGAGAGCTTCGAGTTAGTCTGGTCCTAATAGTAGTGACAGAGCATCATGAGAGTCAAGAAACAGAGTCTGAAGCAATCACTATGGTAGCAAGCATGACTCAGCTATGTTCGTGAAGTGATTTTAAGGGTGCGGTATTAATCCTCTTCTAGCTAGTCAGTGTACCTCACCcagagtgcatctacattaggaactaactttgaagtagcctgcagagagtctacacgtttTCCCTTTGAAATTagtttcgaagtagggagcccaacttgaagtccttactccattcctgggaatggagtagtgccctcctttgaagtttaactttgaagtagggtgtgtgtagacactcagcttcgaagtctaagcatgttgaatagtaacagagagaaagctgtgctaggctatatactatcaaaacaaaaaagcagtccagtagcactttaaagaccaacaaaataatttattaggtgatgagttttcgtgggacagacccacttcttctaaaTCTAGTGTAACTTCTTAGCTAGTTGCCTGGAGATTTAGCCATCCTATGAACACAGAATCTTAGAATTTCAGTAGTGATTGTGAGTAGCTAACTTAGCACCTTCAAGTTGGGCACCTAAAAGTTCAGGCATCCAGAATTGCTAATAAATGCTGAAAACTGTGATGTGAATATTAAGGCCAAAATTTTTCATCATTTTGTTTCTTcgatccctgtggtaactttttcAGCCCCCTGGTTTGACTCAGAAGTGTCAGCTAGAGACACAAAATAAGTGCGTCCTTGGAATTTGTAAGTTTCTTTGTTTTGGAGGTGAGTGGATGTGTCTTTATGTCAATCTGCCAAAAAGACAGGAAGATATACCCCATATTGTCTGTTTCTGGTTCTACTGACATATCTGCTGTTGTGTCACCACAAAGGAAAGGATTGTAAAAACAaagcagatttacatatatgtgACATCCCAGAGAGAGCCAACCACCACCTGGCTTTCTCAAGGACTCTCTGCAGGGTATGGATCAGAGTTCCCCTGGCAATATCAGTCAGTACCTCAGCCCAAGTTAGGGAAGCCACTGATCCAACCAGGGAaccaaattcagtgatgaatTCTGTTCACATGCCATCCTGAGGCATGTAGCACACATGCTAAAAGAGGGTCTCTCTGTTTTGTGCAAAGGTACTACTTATATTCTGTCATAGTCCAAGGCTAGGACGGGAGTCAGCAAACCCaaagtggcatgcaagccaatttttgTTGGTATGTGAGGGGGGAGCTCAGCCACACCCCTTTTCCCCCATGtagtcaggagcttgctcaaagcctgtggattaacaagagaccagctaatgctaccaaccacaacctaaacagcaaagctctgcatcttcatttatgtattaatgaagctgttgtaaataggactattagtgactaaaAGGTACCACCAGCTCTTGGACTGTAcataggtcaaaaggtcaaatttcagcactctgcctcagaaaggttgctgactcctcgCCTAGCACATTAGAGCCTATATGGAACCTGATCCCACTTCCACTGGTTCAAAGAGAGCTGGATATTGGTCATATGCAGGAGTGAAGGGTCAGCAGTGTTATTTCCACATCCTTCTCACTTAAAGAAATGTTCTGCAAATATTATTCCCTGTAGACTGCCACAAAACGCTCCCTGATTTAGTATGAGGAGCACAAATGATTCATAATGATTAGAACAAGGCTTAATTTACCAACCCAATATCAGCTTTACTGAAGTGTTAAGGTGGGTAGTTTTGTGTTTCAGATCCCATTAATCTGCCATTAGTCTTCAAACAACTAGGAATCTCCGATTAACGTTCTGATCTTGCACTAGAATTCTTAAGCTCCCAAGTGAAAATGTTTACTTACTCAACTAATGGTTTATAAACATGTCGCCTCTTAGTTGGTGCATTAAATACACTGCAGCATTTTCTGCCAACAGGGAAGGGAAGGTTATCAAATACAGCTTTAAAGGTTGCTACAGTAGCTCTTCCATTGCATAGAAATGTACTGTGTCATTCAAGATAAAAGCATGAGTCAGAAAACATTATAGCTGTTTCACAAAGGATGTTTCAGATCGACTGCTGTATCCCAGTAACAAACAACAATCAACATTCTGCAGGTACACAAATCATAGCAACACCCATAGTTTTAGAATTCACAAACCACAGAAAAAAGAAATGGACTGATGTAAGAACTGGAGTAATATTGGGACTAGGGGGAATACTGACTGATCCTTATTTCTGGGTTATAAACCCATTGATTCTGTTTATTAACAAGCAGTGGTTTGTTCAAGTATAACACCCCATACACACAAATACACTGGCTGACATTTTCAAAGCAGCCTAAAGGGATTGGGGCTCTAATTCCTGTGGAAACCACCTGCATAAACCTCAGACTTTGTTGAAAGTCTCAAGCACTTACCCTGCTACAGCTATTTCATTCATGTGTGAACAGATAATGGGTTCTGTGCCACTAAACAACCACTCAGAAACAGATGGGCcacctgatttttctgtggcCTATTTCTCTAAGGGCTGCTattgaaatgtttattttctcACTTTTATACTTCCAGATATGAATGATATAGCAGCAGGTTAATCCCGTGGTTGTCTTAAAGT containing:
- the LRRC42 gene encoding leucine-rich repeat-containing protein 42 isoform X2 — protein: MSYSLKSENLLDRGPIYVREHGQLYTVDQDSSIVNNSTPEPRPFRLFSKGFSVELCMNREDDSARKERTDHFIFTYTKEGNLRYSAKSLFGLVLDYISDNVDHIDSLIGFPEQIAEKLFSAAEARQKFKEPVTGLRALQKFTEAYGSLVLCSLCLQNSVTRLLLKDNCLSDAGLRKMTAPVRVMKRGLENLCVLDLSCNPEITDRGIGYLFSFKKLNYLDISKTGLKDVKAVVQRLQTQISLVHSKVPLKEFDHSNCKTEGWAEQTVLQWEQLAMKTVRTKETLKSRTAAQHFYGKKCRIEEPVTCTLVQTNAKASENLQFYKDEEQNSHFPILKKEAAASHHLKKTKGLTEQEREPTSKQKHTCLTMEDWDLLDTY
- the LRRC42 gene encoding leucine-rich repeat-containing protein 42 isoform X1, translated to MSYSLKSENLLDRGPIYVREHGQLYTVDQDSSIVNNSTPEPRPFRLFSKGFSVELCMNREDDSARKERTDHFIFTYTKEGNLRYSAKSLFGLVLDYISDNVDHIDSLIGFPEQIAEKLFSAAEARQKFKEPVTGLRALQKFTEAYGSLVLCSLCLQNRYLVISEKLEEIKSFRDLTCLDLSCCKLGDNHELLEHITKEALSSVTRLLLKDNCLSDAGLRKMTAPVRVMKRGLENLCVLDLSCNPEITDRGIGYLFSFKKLNYLDISKTGLKDVKAVVQRLQTQISLVHSKVPLKEFDHSNCKTEGWAEQTVLQWEQLAMKTVRTKETLKSRTAAQHFYGKKCRIEEPVTCTLVQTNAKASENLQFYKDEEQNSHFPILKKEAAASHHLKKTKGLTEQEREPTSKQKHTCLTMEDWDLLDTY